One genomic segment of Gopherus flavomarginatus isolate rGopFla2 chromosome 11, rGopFla2.mat.asm, whole genome shotgun sequence includes these proteins:
- the LOC127031841 gene encoding olfactory receptor 10A2-like produces the protein MEDPGIENETIVGTLILLGFDDLHDLQIFLFPLFFMVYLATTAGNILIIITISADRSLHTPMYLFLGNFSFPEILYTSNIAPRMLVDLLRQDKCISFTSCITQLYVFCALGTVECFLLMLMSYDRYLAICQPLHYADSMNWNLCIKLAAGLWVWGFLLAAVLQLLLEKSLTLCDPNEIDHFFCDLTPLLKLFCSDTYMVEVAIFVSCCTVSLIPFLLTITSYIHILLAALKIPSKRGKQRTFSICSSHLIVVTTFYGTLTVIYIVSTGSQSIHLNKILSLLYVVVTPLFNPIVYSLRNKEVKEALRKFISKVIPFPD, from the coding sequence ATGGAGGACCCTGGAATTGAAAATGAAACCATTGTGGGCACATTGATACTCCTGGGCTTTGACGATCTCCATGATCTGCAGATTTTCCTCTTTCCCCTCTTCTTCATGGTGTATCTAGCAACCACGGCGGGGAATATCCTCATTATAATCACAATATCAGCTGATCGCAGTCTTCACACTCCTATGTATCTCTTCCTGGGTAACTTCTCCTTCCCGGAGATCCTGTACACCTCTAACATTGCCCCTAGAATGCTTGTGGACTTACTGAGACAGGACAAATGTATTTCCTTTACCAGCTGTATCACACAGTTATATGTCTTCTGTGCATTAGGGACTGTTGAGTGTTTTCTCCTGATGCTCATGTCTTATGATCGGTACCTGGCCATTTGTCAGCCTCTGCACTATGCAGACTCAATGAACTGGAATCTTTGCATTAAGCTGGCTGCTGGCTTGTGGGTTTGGGGATTTCTgttggctgctgtgttgcaattGCTTCTGGAAAAATCTTTAACTCTTTGTGACCctaatgaaattgaccatttcttttgtgacttgACGCCATTGCTGAAATTGTTCTGTTCTGACACCTACATGGTGGAGGTAGCGATTTTTGTCTCATGTTGCACTGTATCACTGATCCCCTTCCTTCTGACCATCACATCCTACATTCATATCCTCCTGGCTGCCCTCAAAATCCCATCAAAGCGTGGGAAGCAGAGGACATTCTCCATCTGTAGCTCTCACCTCATAGTAGTCACCACTTTCTATGGGACGCTGACCGTTATATACATTGTGTCCACAGGATCTCAGTCCATTCATCTCAACAAAATCCTTTCCCTGCTCTATGTCGTTGTGACTCCACTGTTCAATCCCATTGTGTATAgtctgaggaacaaggaggttAAAGAAGCATTGAGGAAATTCATAAGCAAGGTCATCCCTTTCCCTGACTAG